The genomic interval gggtgaaTTTTAATTACCATGTGCTGTTGTTATGGTAACCATGTGTTTAAGTTTCTGTTACTGAGCTTCACTTATGTCCTTCACAACTTCTGCGCAGCAGGTCATGCTCAGAGAAGTGTAACACAATCATCtcttaatgtttatttttaatcagaAATATACAGTCTGTTCAAACATTTTTCAAGTCATGGCATGTAGCGCAAATGTTTAGCTTTTAATGTCTGTCACAACAAATCATGTGTTACTTTCTGAAAACATAAAAGCCATTTCTAAAACTAAATTGTGTGTATTCCAGCTGAAAAGAGATTGTTTTTCACAAactcaaaaacaagacaaagacaAGTTTACAACAGACGAAGCAAAACAACAGCCTTggactatatattatatcaacTGTATCACTCTCAGAAGACATATGGGTAAATATAGTCAGAGGACTACCATGCAttctaaatgcaaaatataagACACATTAACATTAGGTGATTGGTTATATTAATCATATCAACctacatatttaaatataaatatatattgagaTTTTATCAGAGAGAAACTAATGcttatgtttttcattaatacCCTATAACCATCTGTTTAGTTTGTTAAGATGTGGCAACAATTCATATTAGAAGATAACAAATCAGAGAAAAATAAGCATGGCAACCTATCAATCGAGAAAAGAGAGTAAAAGAGTTCAAACTTATGACAGAGTACAATATTATAATAAGGcaggcaaacaaaacaaacctgactgaaGTTACACAATAAACTGTCTTTAATTTGAACAGCCTAATTGCTTTTTTCAATCAACCGGCATAGTTTATACTGTTTTCAAATAATATTTCAGAAGACACAAGGTTAAGATCACCATTTAAACTCATGGTCAGATTTCAGGGAAATAGGAATAAGATCATATACAAATCTCTAAGACCATTACAAAACATTGTGATGCACTTACATCATTTTCATCAAAATACTTGTAGAAAAGTGTACATAACAGTATGGATTTTTACTAGTAATTCTATTCAACCTTGATAAAAAAGAATGGATGTATAATTCATTGGAGAGTCAGAAGGGGCTTGGATTATTTGACCATATTGTATATGGACTATATGTATATCTACTATATATGTTATGGTCGATTCTCACTTGACCACGTAGCAAGGATGAGGTACTCCTGCCCTCACCTTCAGAGTAGCTCTGTCTGCACTAATGCGCCTCAAGGTGTTTTTCTGATAGGCTGCGCTTCTTTTCttcagtgtgtcagtgtctgtgtttgcgcCAAAACGGAAATCCCCTCTCCACGAGCCAGTGGTCAAGAAGGAATCATAGCGATCATCATTTAGCAGGGTGCCACAATGACTGAAGTCTGTAAAACTAGTGGGGCAGTAGGTCGCGGGGAAGACAGGGAGACTGGCGGTTGTTGAACGGTAAACGTAACTTTGCCGgcacagtttaaaataaaacacccCGACGAttaaaaggaggaaaaggaaagaaacgGTTGACAGAGCGATGATCAAATAGAGCGTTAGGTTAAAGCTGTCCTGTGATTCATCAACAAACTCAAAAAGTTCATTTAAAACAGGCAGGCCATCACCGATTACTATGCTGACAGTAGCAGTGGCGGAGAGAGATTCTGGCCCGTTGTCCGTAACCAAAACAACGACAGTCTGTTTCTGTTCCTCATCCTCCATGAATGGTCGCGCTGTTCTGATTTCACCTGTGTGCAGACCCACCATAAACAGGTTAGGTGTCGTTGCTCTGATTATTTTGTAAGAAAGCCAGGCGTTGTGGCCAGAGTCTGCGTCCACAGCTACCACTTTAGTAACCAGGTACCCTCTGGGTGCTTCTATAGGCACCATATCTTCAGCGATGAACCTGCTGGACTGGAGAGGATATAGGACCGCAGGTGTATTGTCATTTTGGTCCTTAATGAAAACGTGTATCGTGCAGGTAGCGGAGAGTGGGGGGTCGCCTCCATCTCGAGCGATCACCTTGATTTGGAAGTGAACTGACTGTTCATAATCGAAGAGACGAGATGTGAAGAGCTCCCCCGTGTCTGAGTTGATGGTGAGAAAAGAGGACACTTCTGAGTTTGTGTCCGTTGAAATTTGGAACAGCACTTTAGCATTAGGTCCATCGTCAGTGTCCTCCGCTTTCAGTGTCATGACAAACGTTCCAATTGGCTGGTTTTCCAAAATGTTGGCATTGTACTCGCTCTGCATAAAAGTCGGGGggttatcatttatatcatgaACCACAATTGTTAGAACTTTTACACTGGAGAGTGAGGGGGAGCCTGCATCAGTGGCAGTGATCGTGATGTTATACTCTGGCTGAAGCTCTCTGTCTAGTTTCCCGTCAGTCACTAACATGTAATAGTTTTTCACTTCTGAAACAAATTTAAATGGGACATTGTCTGGGATCGTACATGAGACTTGCCCACTGCTTCCAGTGTCCATGTCATAGATATTAATCAGAGCAACCATGGTACCTGGTTTAGAGTCTTCACCTATGATTGCAGATGCTGACTTTATTTCTATCACGGGCTCATTGTCATTTACATCAATGACCTCAATTATAAGTTTACAGTGAGAGGCCTGACCACCGCCATCTTTAGCCTGAATGTCTAACTCATGCGAACTAGCCTCCTCATAGTCAATAACACCAACTACCCGTACTTCTCCAGTCAAGGGATTCATATCAATAACTCCTGCGACCTTTTCTGAAAGGTGACTGAAAGAGTACGTTATCTCTCCATAAACACTTTCATCCAAGTCCGTGGCGTTCAGTGTCAATATGACAGTCCCTACGGCAGAGTTTTCTGGCACAGAGGCTTTGTAAACTCGTTGGCTAAAAACTGGGACATTGTCATTGGCATCCAAAACACGGACGTGTATAGAGGCGGTTCCTGATCTGACTGGATTACCCCCGTCAATTCCATTGATTTTCAGTACATGTTCAGCCTTTGCCTCCCGGTCCAGGGGCTTTTTAAGAACAAGTTCCGGATAGGCATGGCCGTTTATTTGCGTGCTCATTTCCAGTGCAAAATGATCGTTCGGGCTCAGTTTATATTCACGTATTGAGTTGGTACCCAGATCGGGGTCATGCGCGCTCTCCAGTGGAAAGCGCCTGCCTAGAACTGTGGATTCGACTAAATCCAGATTGATGTCTCCAGCAGCAAAAACTGGGCTGTTGTCGTTTATATCAGCAATGTCCAGAACTAAGCTGTGTGCTTGGAGTGGAGCCTCAAGTAAGAGCTGATACTGTAGGATGCAGACAGCTGCTTGCGCGCAGAGCTCCTCTCGGTCTATCCGCTGGCTGATCAAAAGATTGCCTGACGCAGTGTCCAGTTCACACAGCTGGCCGGTTCCTTCAGCAACAACCCGGGCGCGACGAGCGCCAAGCTCCGTCACTTTCAGCCCCAGATCCCGCGCAACATTCCCGATAACAGAGCCCCGCTGCATCTCCTCCGGAAGGACATAACGGACTTCTCCAAGCGAAACACCAAAAAGGAGGCTAAAGAATAAAAAACGCAGCCATCGTTTGAAGTTTTGTGGTTGGTCCATTATTAAACATGCCTTCAGAAACAAATGTACCGCCGACATCCCACACGTTTACATCCGAATATGGAGCTGGaaatgctgctgtaacacaacGAGTCCCTGCTTCCCAACTGAGTTAATCATGCTCTATTAAGAAAGCTGTCGGCTTGGATCCCTCTCTCTATTCCCATTTCACCACtgctctctctccgtctctctccgtctctctctttcactctctttctctctatctctcttgctcactcgcacacacaaTCCTCCCTCTCCAATACACAcccacgcaagcacacacagcCCGCGGCTCCAGCCCAATACTCCAGTTCCACTGACACAGATAAGGTGAGACACGCCATCCACAGCATCCATGAGTCAGATATTATAAAAGAGCGTCACCAAGAGACTGAAAGGATAATTACAACGGTGGAGATTACAGCAATGAGATACGtgtgcattttatttatcattttgcaATAATGCAATGCCGTTCTTTACAGAAGTTTCCTATGAATGCTTTGTGCttattgtttaattaaatttgtattatgtTTCATTTAACATTTCCCTGACAATTAAGGAATTATAATGCTCTATAATGCTACTGTAATATATGAATTTGCATTGCGGAGAATATGGTTAAACTGCAACTGTGGATGTTACACACTCTCCAGTCTAAACATACTGAGGCAGAGCACTAAATGCTGTATGGCTGTGAAAACCACCTCCAACCAGCAGAGGGCCTGCAACATTTTTCTTCATACAAGTGTGACGCTACTTCCTGTGTTGCTGAAAAAGATTTACAGTTGATCCAGCTCTAGAGAAATTACTGACTTTCCTCAGAGTCTGGTCTGAGAGTCACAGTCTTAAACACATGGTCAAATCTGCAATCTACAGGGTTGACTTTCTCCCTGCTTCATGTGCTACAGGGCactccacacacaaacaacaaacacaacacaatgttttgttttcccacAGGCCCTTGCCTTACAGCAGTGTATATAATAGTCAAACACATATTGTGCAATATCTCCTTATTCACTTGACTGTATATTCTTCAATCAACactgcacatgcacaaacaagCTCTGAATGAAGAGTGGCATAATAAACATGCAATACCATGAAGCAGTGAATGCAAAATGAAAAGCTCCAGGTCAATGATGAATTGCATCTAACATAACATTACAATTTTTCTGGTGTGTGATAAATATACAAGATAGATATGAGAGCTTGAAAATGAATGTTAAGTATGAAAAATATCACGGTTTCTTAATGAACTCAAATTAAGGACCGGAGAAAGTATGAGAAAAAGATGACGCAAATGTGGAAGAGctctgaaaatacattttacaacattttgTGTCCAGTTCGGAGTTTCTCTTACTGAGGAAGAAATTGTAATCTCATTTTGTTGAATAAGATCTTTTCAGCACCAGGAACTGAATACAgtactctccctccctctgttatGAACTGAAGTACCCACttctgtgtatttgtctcaaaaactgttatttagcTGTACAAACAATAATGTTACTGTTTCTATGGAAAGTTATTAAACATCAAGCCAAAAACTTGTCCgccaaattatttattatttatttcaaaggGCAAAACATATGAATTACTTCAAATATAgtgaaataaagtaaaaagtctGCAAATATAGTTTGGGTCGATTAAAGAAACTGAAATACACTAGTGAAACATTACCCACTCCAGAAAAGTGGGATACGGCTCTGTCAAAAAAACTGAATGGAAAATCTGTGTTTCAGCACCAAGGACAGAGGAACAGAGCAGCAGACatcagattgtgtttgtttgcataagtgagtgagtgagtgagtgagtgagagagatggttagacagagtgagagagaataCTGAGAAcgttttacatttacacatcATGGACACATGATATGAATCATGTTCCTACCTCAGGAGAATCATTTAAGTCCCCAAACGTATCAGCAAAATCAGAAGGACTTTTCCTCAGAGTCTGGTCAGCAGGCAGAGTGTTGTCATTATAAGATGTCACGAATTTAAAGTCACTGGTTCGAGAACCTGTTGTCAGGTAGGCGTCATAATTGTAAGTGCTGCGTAAAGTTCCTGTGCCATCAACATCCGCGTAATTAGGAGGGAGATAAGCACTGGGGATGGCGACAGCTCCGTCAAACAACATTCTGGGCTTTCTCCTGCGACAAAACCTCACacccaggatgatgatgatgaaggtcagaaaaaaggtggagacagagaccagCGCTATGATCAGGTAAGAGGTCAGTTTTGAATTCTTCTCATCATAAGAAATGTCTTTCAGCTCTGGCACCTCAGCCAAGTTATCAGAAATGAGTAAATACATGGAACAGGTAGCAGACAGAGAGGGCTGTCCGTTATCTTTCACCGCCACAATAAGGTTCTGTTTCATGCTGTCAGATTCAGAAATGTCCCGCTGTGTCCTGATCTCTCCGCTGTGGACGCCAATAGTGAAAAGTCCCGGATCAGTGGATTTGACTATATGATAGGACAGCCAGGCATTCTGTCCAGAGTCCGCATCCACCGCAATCACTTTGGACACCAGAGAGCCTCCGTGTGCAGCTTTGGGGACCAGCTCGGTCATGAAGGAGTTGCCCTCCGGGGCGGGGTACAGTATCTGAGGAGAGTTGTCGTTCACATCCGATACGAAGACGCTGACTGTCACGTTGCTGCTGAGCGGAGGAGAACCGTTGTCTCTGGCCATCACGTGGACTTTAAAGCTGCTGAACTGTTCATAATCAAACGACCTCACAGCGTGGATCACCCCCGTGTCTCCATTAACTGATACAAAGGAGGACACCTGGGCACCGTTCACCTCACCAGGTAACAGAGAATAAACCACTGTTCCGTTTTGTCTCCAGTCGGGGTCTCGAGCAGTAACGGAACATAACGTGGAGCCaggtttgttattttcagtcacATATGCGCTGTAGGACTGTTCCTCAAACACAGGTGGGTTGTCGTTGATGTCAGCGACAGATAACTGAACACTtttagaggaggacagaggtggagagcCCTCGTCAGTGGCAGTGATTGTAATGTTGTAATCTGACACTAGTTCACGGTCCAGTTGTCCTGTGGTCACCAGAGAATAATAGTTTTTAATGGAAGGAACTAACTTAAAAGGGACATTTTGCTGAATGGAGCAGCGAACCTGTCTGTTATTCTCAGAGTCTCTGTCCTGCACATTAATGATGCCTACCTCGGTTCCACGTGGGGTGTCTTCTGGTATGGGGTTGGTCAGTGATTTCAAGTTAACAACAGGGGCATTATCATTCACATCAGTGACAGATATTATCACCTTAGCATGAGATGAAAGACCTAGCCCATCTTTTGCTTTAACGCGTATTTCAAATGAAGTAGTACTTTCATAGTCAACAGCACCGATTACTCTAATATCACCCAATTTACGGTCAATACTAAATATCTTCTTTACATCTTCAGAAACGTGTCCAAAGTCATAAGTCACATCTCCATTCACTCCCTCATCTGCATCAGTCGCCCTCACTGTGACCACCACAGTATCTAGAGGAGAGTTTTCACGCAGACTGGCTTCATAAACGGCCTGGCTAAAAACTGGGGCGTTATCATTAGCATCCAGCACAGTGACGTGTATGACTACGGTACCTGATCTCTGAGGAGAGCCACCATCTAGAGCTGTAAGGAGCAGATTCATGTCCCCTTGTTTTTCACGATCAAGCTCTTTATCAAGAACAAGCTCGAGTGTGTTTCCACTAGTAGCCAAAATGAAATTATCATTCTTCTTCAAGCTATATTGTTGAACTGAATTCTGTCCTACATCCGCATCGTGCGCCTCTTCGATCAAAAAACGCGCACCCTTGACAGCTGACTCTCGTATTTCTATATTGATAATTTCTTCATTAAACTGCGGTGAGTTATCATTAATATCCTGAATATGGAGACTAATCCGGTGGAGCTCGAGTGGATTCTCCAGCACAAGCTCGTGTTTCAGGATGCACGAAGCCTTTTCGCCACAAAGCCCCTCGCGGTCGATCCTGTCGGCAACAACCAGGTCTCCGTTGTTCAGGTTGATGTCACAATAACGTCCGTCAGTCCCATCGGTGTCAATGCGGGCTCTTCTGATAGACAGCGCACCCGTTTGCAGCCCGAGGTCCTTGGCTATATTCCCAATAACCGATCCTCGCTTCATCTCCTCAGGGAAAGAATAGCTCATGTCTCCGTATGCGAGGTGCGaaacaaggaggaggaaaaagacgAAGCGCGGCTGAAACCAGATCATCTTCGAATCCATTGTAAACCATAAGTTACTGAGTTGAAATTTAAAGCGAACAAAGACAGTCCAACCTCCTAACACGAACAACTGCGGGTGACTGAGCTTATGGAGAGCACATGAATGCATATACACACCGATTGGTTGTGGAATGCAACTCTCTTAAGCCTGGTGTATAGCGCCACCGTGAGTTAGACTAGAAAAACCCCCTGAGAGAAACAAAAGTTACGCCTCAATAAGAGTTTAGCTTGCTGGTTATTACTGTTATAAAGTGCTCACTATATATGTGTAATGTTTTGTTACTGTAAGGATTCAGTTTATGTTCAGGCATGATTTCATTCCTTCACACTGTCAACCAAAGCATAGCTGGAACCAGCCgatgaatataaatattaatatcaagCAGAAACCCAGTCAATTCACAAGAAAATAAACTCAGGGAGAACAGCTGTTACGAAAATCACTGCACACGAGAAACAACTAAATATCTGAGGTACCTACAAGGGCAAATCCATATTTCTTTCAGGAGGACCTAAGATCACCTGTTTAAACCTGTGAGTGTTTTTTCATGAGCAAGGTGATTCGTATTCAGCAAGATCACAGCTTGAGAAGAACATATGTTATTGGTCTCAGTTTAAGACCAAGTTTTTTGCTCttcacagtgaaaacacactggATAAAATACACATGATTCCCATGACAATGAATATAAGTCACATATTCACAGCGTGTCCTTGAGCAAACACAGTCACTGCAGACCTATCCATGTGAGAGACACCACAGTCCAGACTGAcacttcttttttctctccaaaTTTGTATTATCTTTATTTTGCACTAACTGTGGTCAAACTATTAACTAATACAAACAAAACCATCGGGAACAAAGAACCGATTAATATGCAATAGTGGACTGAATTCAAATGTGAAacattacatatatattatatcattcaTCATGACCAAATATAGGTTTTCATTCAGtcagaatatcaataaaacaaacttcCATAGGCTCAAGAGTAAGAC from Limanda limanda chromosome 10, fLimLim1.1, whole genome shotgun sequence carries:
- the LOC133011281 gene encoding protocadherin gamma-A6; translated protein: MSAVHLFLKACLIMDQPQNFKRWLRFLFFSLLFGVSLGEVRYVLPEEMQRGSVIGNVARDLGLKVTELGARRARVVAEGTGQLCELDTASGNLLISQRIDREELCAQAAVCILQYQLLLEAPLQAHSLVLDIADINDNSPVFAAGDINLDLVESTVLGRRFPLESAHDPDLGTNSIREYKLSPNDHFALEMSTQINGHAYPELVLKKPLDREAKAEHVLKINGIDGGNPVRSGTASIHVRVLDANDNVPVFSQRVYKASVPENSAVGTVILTLNATDLDESVYGEITYSFSHLSEKVAGVIDMNPLTGEVRVVGVIDYEEASSHELDIQAKDGGGQASHCKLIIEVIDVNDNEPVIEIKSASAIIGEDSKPGTMVALINIYDMDTGSSGQVSCTIPDNVPFKFVSEVKNYYMLVTDGKLDRELQPEYNITITATDAGSPSLSSVKVLTIVVHDINDNPPTFMQSEYNANILENQPIGTFVMTLKAEDTDDGPNAKVLFQISTDTNSEVSSFLTINSDTGELFTSRLFDYEQSVHFQIKVIARDGGDPPLSATCTIHVFIKDQNDNTPAVLYPLQSSRFIAEDMVPIEAPRGYLVTKVVAVDADSGHNAWLSYKIIRATTPNLFMVGLHTGEIRTARPFMEDEEQKQTVVVLVTDNGPESLSATATVSIVIGDGLPVLNELFEFVDESQDSFNLTLYLIIALSTVSFLFLLLIVGVFYFKLCRQSYVYRSTTASLPVFPATYCPTSFTDFSHCGTLLNDDRYDSFLTTGSWRGDFRFGANTDTDTLKKRSAAYQKNTLRRISADRATLKVRAGVPHPCYVVK
- the LOC133012106 gene encoding protocadherin gamma-A12-like, encoding MDSKMIWFQPRFVFFLLLVSHLAYGDMSYSFPEEMKRGSVIGNIAKDLGLQTGALSIRRARIDTDGTDGRYCDINLNNGDLVVADRIDREGLCGEKASCILKHELVLENPLELHRISLHIQDINDNSPQFNEEIINIEIRESAVKGARFLIEEAHDADVGQNSVQQYSLKKNDNFILATSGNTLELVLDKELDREKQGDMNLLLTALDGGSPQRSGTVVIHVTVLDANDNAPVFSQAVYEASLRENSPLDTVVVTVRATDADEGVNGDVTYDFGHVSEDVKKIFSIDRKLGDIRVIGAVDYESTTSFEIRVKAKDGLGLSSHAKVIISVTDVNDNAPVVNLKSLTNPIPEDTPRGTEVGIINVQDRDSENNRQVRCSIQQNVPFKLVPSIKNYYSLVTTGQLDRELVSDYNITITATDEGSPPLSSSKSVQLSVADINDNPPVFEEQSYSAYVTENNKPGSTLCSVTARDPDWRQNGTVVYSLLPGEVNGAQVSSFVSVNGDTGVIHAVRSFDYEQFSSFKVHVMARDNGSPPLSSNVTVSVFVSDVNDNSPQILYPAPEGNSFMTELVPKAAHGGSLVSKVIAVDADSGQNAWLSYHIVKSTDPGLFTIGVHSGEIRTQRDISESDSMKQNLIVAVKDNGQPSLSATCSMYLLISDNLAEVPELKDISYDEKNSKLTSYLIIALVSVSTFFLTFIIIILGVRFCRRRKPRMLFDGAVAIPSAYLPPNYADVDGTGTLRSTYNYDAYLTTGSRTSDFKFVTSYNDNTLPADQTLRKSPSDFADTFGDLNDSPEVGT